A window of Nitrososphaerales archaeon genomic DNA:
TTAACTCACCGGCACCACAGTAATGTATATTACCGTAGTTGGGGAGGAGTACTCCAAGGTATGTATAAAGTGTGCGATTTGAACTATTTATAGCTGCGTTGTAACGCTCATAGGCATTTCGAGGATTTACGAGCATCGCTTGGTTTATATCATTCAACGTGATGGTCGTTTCGAGGCTCTCTCTGGGGTAGCAATCCGTTACACGCCCTTCGGCCCTCAACTCTACCTCTTTTCCCGATACCAGATCTTCGATCACATGGCCACCACCATACTCGAACGGTCTGGTTTCACTCATACATGAAGCACCGATGTAACAATCTACAGCAGCTATGCCAGCGTAGGCTGGAACATCGTTCAACCAGCAACGGACCATCTTTATGGGAGGATCGGCGTGGCCAAAGTTGAGGAAGGCGCCAGAGCTACACATCGCACCGAATGTACCTGTAGTTACTACATCTACATCCTTACTAGCCTTCTCCAATCCGTAACTTTCGACATACTCGATGAATTCTGTAGCCGTCATTACAACTACATCACCACTCTGGATTCTTCTATTGATCTCTTCATAGGTCCTTAGCTCTTCAGCTCCACGATTCTCCATAGTACTCATGCCTCGGTTTAGTGATGAGCAATCTATAATTGTATTTCTAAATTTTTTATAGCGACACTAAAATTACCTCAACAACGTTAGAGAATTTTATTATGAAATACCGATTTTATCCTAACTCTTATCATGGCAATGCGCATGGCTAAAAGCTTATAGAAGAGAAAATCATTAAATCTAACGAGTAGTAATTTGGGCCTGATCGAGGATATCCTTTATTGGAATAGCGTCGTGAACGATATCGTCTGGGGCCTACCGATCATCATAATGCTCGTCGGGACTGGCATCGTTGTAGCCATATCTACGGGGTTTATACAGATCAGAAAGTTCGATATTGCGTTAAAGACGATGAAGTGGAAGGGTGAAGCTGCCGGAGAGGTAAGCCCCTACAAATTGTGGTGTGCCGTGATGGGTGCAACGGTTGGGGTTGGCAATATCGCCGGAGTCTCTACAGCGATCGCTTTGGGCGGGCCTGGTGCGCTCTTCTGGATGTGGGTATGTGGAATATTGGGCATGGGGCTGAAGGGTGCCGAAGTCACACTGAGTTTATGGTCTAGGAGGACGATGCCCGACGGTAGGCTCAGAGGTGGAACGATGTATTATATCGAACGAATACCCACCATAGGGCCACCACTCGCTATACTATTCTCATTATTCGGTTTCTTATGCGCCTTCGGTATAGGTAACATGGTTCAGGCCAACTCCGTTGGCCACGGTGCTGAGTTTATAGCAAATACTTTCGGGGTAACCGATCCGACTGCTATATTTTACGTTAGGCTCTTTACGGGTATAATCATGGTCCTCTTCACCGCTCTTGTGATCATAGGCGGCCTTAAGAGGATCGCAGATGCAGCCTTCTACCTAATACCGCTCATGGTCGGTTGGTACCTGATCTTCGGCTTAATCGGTTGGATCCTATCTGGTGGCTTCTTGAAGGCGATACAGCTCATATTCACCCACGCCTTCACGCCTATAGCGGCTGTAGGTGGTTTTGGGGGTGCGACGGTCTTCGCAGCCATTAGGTATGGTTTCGCTAGAGGTTTATTCTCAAATGAAGCAGGTCTGGGAAGTGCTCCACTCGCCTATGCCTTTGCAAAGTCGGACCATCCTGGAAGGCAAGGTTTCTATGGAATCTTCGAGGTATTCATGGATACACTTGTGGTATGTACGATAACTGGTATAATGGTCGTAGCGACCGGGGCTTATGAGACAGGGAAGACGGGCGCTTACCTGGCTATGGTGGCCTTCAGCAAGGTTTATGGACCTTGGGCAGGTGTCGTGGTCGGTTTCGCCCTTGCACTCTTCGCCTATACAACATTACTCACATGGAGCTTTTACGGTGAGACGACATTCATCTACTTCATCAGTGAAAAGGTCAAGATTCTAAAGGCGAAGGTAGCCTCATGGATTTATAGAATCCTCTGGCTCCCACCGATAATAGCTGCATCCGTAGCTGCACCCTACCTTGTAGCGATATGGGACTTGGCCGATACTCTCAATGGATTGATGGCCATCCCCAACCTCGTGGCTGTCGTATACTTCTTACCTTTGGCTCTGAGGCTCATGAAGGACTTTTACTCACGCCACTTGGTGCTAGGTACTCCGATGGCCGATGGAGGCTCACCAAACCATATCGGTTGGAGAGGGTTCCATTCTACAATAGCGTTAGTAAGGGCGTTGAAGGATCTTATAGCCCCAAGACCCGATCTTATAGAGAGAGTGAAGAAGGATTTACAATAAAAACCCCTCTTTATTTTTTATTTTTATTTTTTATTCTTCGCAGTTTTGCTAAATTTAACATAAATCTC
This region includes:
- a CDS encoding amino acid carrier protein, which encodes MGLIEDILYWNSVVNDIVWGLPIIIMLVGTGIVVAISTGFIQIRKFDIALKTMKWKGEAAGEVSPYKLWCAVMGATVGVGNIAGVSTAIALGGPGALFWMWVCGILGMGLKGAEVTLSLWSRRTMPDGRLRGGTMYYIERIPTIGPPLAILFSLFGFLCAFGIGNMVQANSVGHGAEFIANTFGVTDPTAIFYVRLFTGIIMVLFTALVIIGGLKRIADAAFYLIPLMVGWYLIFGLIGWILSGGFLKAIQLIFTHAFTPIAAVGGFGGATVFAAIRYGFARGLFSNEAGLGSAPLAYAFAKSDHPGRQGFYGIFEVFMDTLVVCTITGIMVVATGAYETGKTGAYLAMVAFSKVYGPWAGVVVGFALALFAYTTLLTWSFYGETTFIYFISEKVKILKAKVASWIYRILWLPPIIAASVAAPYLVAIWDLADTLNGLMAIPNLVAVVYFLPLALRLMKDFYSRHLVLGTPMADGGSPNHIGWRGFHSTIALVRALKDLIAPRPDLIERVKKDLQ